A region from the Halomonas piscis genome encodes:
- the rraA gene encoding ribonuclease E activity regulator RraA, producing MTALDPTRIVTPDICDAYPDAQVIQAPFSSFGDVTAFAGPVRTVTCFEDNSRVREAVSEPGNGAVLVVDGGGSHRCAMLGDMLAEKAVANGWAGIVMYGCVRDVDVLATLPIGIQALGRHPRKSHKRGEGTRDVAVDIAGTRVAPGQWLYADSNGILVAERELSL from the coding sequence ATGACGGCTCTCGACCCAACCCGCATCGTGACCCCGGATATCTGCGACGCCTATCCGGACGCTCAAGTCATCCAGGCACCGTTCAGCAGCTTTGGCGACGTCACCGCCTTTGCCGGCCCGGTGCGCACCGTCACCTGCTTTGAAGACAACTCCCGGGTGCGCGAAGCGGTCAGCGAGCCCGGCAACGGCGCCGTGCTGGTAGTCGACGGCGGCGGCTCGCACCGCTGCGCCATGCTTGGCGACATGCTTGCGGAAAAAGCCGTGGCCAACGGCTGGGCCGGCATTGTCATGTACGGCTGCGTGCGCGACGTCGACGTGCTGGCCACCCTGCCCATCGGCATTCAGGCGCTGGGCCGCCACCCGCGCAAGAGCCACAAGCGCGGCGAAGGCACCCGGGACGTGGCGGTGGACATCGCCGGCACCCGGGTCGCCCCCGGCCAATGGCTGTATGCCGACAGCAACGGCATCCTGGTTGCCGAACGGGAACTTTCGCTGTAA
- a CDS encoding glycerophosphodiester phosphodiesterase family protein, translating to MSSRAGPLNQLGASLWRLFRGRLRALIAFHLLFTLLASTLVLPGIGGITRALYARIGTDVVTTDTLVALLFTPAGLSGALAVQGLAFGLLYWQQAGMLHIALSQRHQNHYRLTLEALWHGTRRLPALIGLVVLQVGSHLLLLAPFMAGLAWLYDAWLGGLETYYLQKVRPAELWYFIACALPLLALWAWLAGRLYLRWLLALPLVALENASPRRALSRSVALTRGWHRSIAAAVLAVLVGIIALPILATLAFDALFAPLLDWLPEYHRVLLPAMLAYLTAYVLLTLALTFAGIAVNALLSACLYMQLARGREYAPTPSGTRAGRLAWAVEFAVIAIAALQAWWILGSFELNDDVAIIAHRGSSKRAPENTLSAFRQAVKDGADAVELDVRLSADDVVMVYHDSSLARLTGDPRHVGDLTREELANFDIGSWFGHDFRGERIPTLDQVLDATRGQLGLMIELKPAPGRGTALAQEVLTALNRETDTRYACWADADEPIAALGRCGYPDARREMRIASLSPTLVRRVKQLAPALRTTLLAQLVLPGTLDRYGFDALGLRHNRITEDEMRLATTYGYEVHAWTVNSPKRMATLIDMGADAIITDYPERLAALLAERRQLGDAGLLLLKFHSWLRR from the coding sequence ATGTCGTCACGCGCCGGGCCGCTGAATCAGCTCGGCGCTTCTCTCTGGCGCCTTTTTCGCGGCCGCCTGCGCGCGCTGATTGCCTTCCACCTGCTGTTCACCCTGCTGGCCTCCACTCTGGTGCTGCCGGGCATCGGCGGGATTACACGGGCGCTGTACGCGCGTATCGGCACGGATGTGGTCACCACGGATACGCTGGTGGCGCTGCTTTTTACCCCGGCGGGGCTGAGCGGCGCTCTTGCCGTGCAGGGCCTGGCGTTTGGCCTGCTCTACTGGCAGCAGGCGGGCATGCTGCACATTGCCCTGAGCCAGCGTCACCAGAACCACTACCGCCTGACGCTGGAAGCGCTGTGGCACGGCACCCGGCGCCTGCCGGCGCTTATCGGTTTGGTGGTGCTGCAGGTGGGCAGCCACCTTTTGCTGCTGGCGCCGTTCATGGCGGGCCTTGCCTGGCTTTACGACGCCTGGCTTGGCGGGCTTGAGACTTACTACCTGCAAAAAGTGCGCCCGGCGGAGCTATGGTATTTCATTGCCTGCGCGCTGCCGCTGCTGGCGCTTTGGGCCTGGCTTGCCGGCCGGCTTTACCTGCGCTGGCTGCTGGCGCTGCCGCTGGTGGCGCTGGAAAACGCCTCGCCCCGCCGCGCGCTTTCCCGCAGCGTCGCGCTGACCCGAGGCTGGCACCGCTCCATTGCCGCCGCCGTGCTGGCCGTACTTGTCGGCATCATCGCGCTGCCGATACTCGCCACCCTGGCGTTCGATGCGCTGTTTGCCCCGCTGCTGGACTGGCTGCCCGAGTACCACAGGGTGCTGCTCCCGGCGATGCTGGCCTACCTCACGGCCTATGTGCTGCTCACTCTTGCCTTGACCTTTGCCGGTATTGCGGTCAATGCGCTGCTCTCGGCGTGCCTTTACATGCAGCTTGCCCGGGGCCGGGAATACGCCCCCACGCCCTCGGGCACCCGAGCGGGGAGACTGGCCTGGGCGGTGGAGTTTGCCGTCATTGCGATCGCCGCACTGCAGGCCTGGTGGATCCTGGGCAGCTTCGAGCTCAACGACGACGTCGCCATCATCGCCCACCGGGGCAGCTCCAAGCGCGCGCCGGAAAACACGCTGTCGGCCTTTCGCCAGGCGGTGAAGGACGGCGCCGACGCCGTGGAGCTTGACGTGCGCCTGAGCGCCGACGACGTGGTCATGGTGTATCACGACAGCAGCCTTGCCCGGCTGACCGGCGATCCGCGCCACGTCGGCGACCTGACGCGGGAGGAGCTGGCCAACTTCGACATCGGCAGCTGGTTCGGCCACGACTTTCGCGGCGAGCGTATTCCTACCCTGGATCAGGTGCTTGACGCCACCCGCGGCCAGCTCGGGCTGATGATCGAGCTCAAGCCTGCGCCCGGCCGCGGCACGGCTCTGGCACAGGAGGTACTGACGGCGCTGAACCGCGAAACCGATACCCGCTACGCCTGCTGGGCCGACGCCGACGAGCCGATCGCCGCCCTGGGCCGCTGCGGCTACCCCGATGCGCGCCGGGAAATGCGCATTGCCTCGCTGTCGCCGACGCTGGTGCGCCGGGTCAAGCAGCTGGCGCCGGCGCTGCGCACCACCCTGTTGGCCCAGCTGGTACTGCCCGGCACCCTGGACCGGTACGGCTTCGATGCCCTGGGCCTGCGGCACAACCGCATCACCGAAGACGAAATGCGCCTGGCAACGACCTACGGCTACGAAGTCCACGCCTGGACGGTCAATAGTCCCAAGCGCATGGCCACGCTGATCGACATGGGCGCAGACGCCATCATCACCGACTACCCGGAACGCCTGGCCGCCCTGCTTGCCGAACGCCGTCAGCTCGGCGACGCCGGCCTGCTTCTGCTCAAGTTTCACAGCTGGCTGCGACGCTAG
- a CDS encoding L,D-transpeptidase: MRTPKLHDLPPADAPWLEIDLARQRLVLWHGRVPGEAVAVSTGKAGAGQQDGSGQTPLGWHYVRAAVGENAPREAVFRGRRPTGEVYSEALARAHPGRDWILGRILWLCGLESGRNRGGRVDTQRRYIYLHGTPPSEPMGVAQSHGCVRLRLDDLIKVFAQTPPGTPVWLHGGDG, translated from the coding sequence ATGCGTACGCCCAAGCTCCACGACCTTCCGCCCGCCGACGCCCCCTGGCTCGAGATCGACCTGGCCCGTCAGCGGCTTGTCCTGTGGCACGGCCGGGTGCCGGGCGAAGCCGTGGCGGTGTCGACCGGCAAGGCCGGCGCCGGCCAGCAGGACGGCAGCGGGCAAACGCCGCTGGGCTGGCACTACGTGCGCGCCGCCGTTGGCGAGAACGCGCCCCGGGAAGCGGTATTTCGCGGCCGGCGCCCGACCGGCGAGGTCTATTCCGAGGCGCTGGCGCGGGCGCACCCCGGGCGCGACTGGATTCTCGGCCGTATTCTGTGGCTGTGCGGGCTGGAGTCGGGGCGCAACCGCGGCGGCCGCGTGGATACCCAGCGTCGCTATATCTATCTGCACGGCACGCCGCCGAGCGAGCCCATGGGCGTGGCCCAGTCCCACGGCTGCGTGCGCCTGCGGCTGGATGATCTGATCAAGGTGTTCGCGCAGACGCCGCCGGGCACCCCGGTATGGCTACACGGCGGCGACGGCTGA
- the ppsA gene encoding phosphoenolpyruvate synthase, with translation MENYILWFDELGMADVERVGGKNASLGEMISNLSEVGVTVPGGFATTAYAYREFLSHEGLNERINERLRRLDVDDVKALADAGRDIRQWIIDTPLPPNFEAALESAYAALQARHPNLKAAVRSSATAEDLPDASFAGQQETFLNIEGLANIKRAVHEVFASLFNDRAISYRVHRGYAHENVALSAGIQKMVRSETGAAGVMFTLDTESGYRDAVFVTASWGLGETVVQGAVNPDEFYVHKPTLAAGRPAVLRRNLGSKRIKMVYGEDASAGKSVETVEVAPQERNRFCLSDDQVMALARQAVTIEEHYHRPMDIEWALDGDDGELYIVQARPETVVSQQEGGRLERFTLKEKGRTLISGRAIGQRIGSGAVKVVETPDDMDKIHDGDVLVTDMTDPDWEPVMKRASAIVTNRGGRTCHAAIIARELGIPAVVGCTDATEQLHEGVDVTVSCAEGDTGQVYEGLLAFDRKVSSIDAMPELAFDIMMNVGNPDRAFNFAGLPGAGVGLARLEFIINRMIGVHPKALMDYATLPADLQQIIDLRTAGYDDPVSFYVDKLVEGISTLAAAFYPKRVIVRLSDFKSNEYENLIGGKLYEPGEENPMIGFRGASRYVSDAFRPCFELECRALARVRDEMGLDNVEVMVPFVRTPEEAEEVVELLAANGLRRGDRGLKVIMMCELPANALLADEFLEHFDGFSIGSNDLTQLTLGLDRDSGIVAHLFDERNEAVKKMLAMAIQACKAQGKYVGICGQGPSDYPDFAKWLMEQGIDSVSLNPDAVLDTWLMLAGETQR, from the coding sequence GTGGAAAACTACATTCTATGGTTCGATGAACTGGGCATGGCCGATGTCGAGCGCGTCGGCGGTAAAAACGCCTCGCTTGGCGAGATGATTTCGAACCTGTCGGAAGTGGGGGTGACCGTCCCCGGCGGCTTTGCCACCACCGCCTACGCGTATCGCGAATTTCTTTCCCACGAAGGGCTGAACGAGCGTATCAACGAGCGGCTCAGGCGTCTCGACGTGGACGACGTCAAGGCCCTGGCCGATGCCGGGCGCGATATCCGCCAGTGGATCATCGACACGCCCTTGCCGCCCAACTTCGAAGCGGCGCTGGAGAGCGCCTACGCGGCGCTTCAGGCGCGCCACCCTAACCTCAAGGCCGCCGTGCGCAGCTCGGCTACCGCCGAAGACCTGCCCGATGCTTCCTTCGCCGGGCAGCAGGAAACCTTCCTCAACATCGAGGGTCTGGCCAACATCAAGCGCGCGGTGCACGAAGTCTTTGCCTCGCTGTTCAACGACCGCGCGATCTCCTACCGCGTACACCGCGGCTATGCCCACGAGAACGTGGCGCTGTCCGCCGGCATCCAGAAGATGGTGCGCTCGGAAACCGGCGCGGCGGGCGTCATGTTTACCCTGGATACCGAGTCCGGCTACCGCGACGCGGTGTTTGTCACCGCCTCCTGGGGGCTTGGGGAAACCGTCGTCCAGGGGGCCGTCAACCCCGACGAGTTTTACGTCCACAAGCCCACTCTGGCCGCGGGTCGGCCGGCGGTGCTGCGCCGCAATCTGGGCTCCAAACGTATCAAGATGGTCTACGGCGAGGACGCCAGCGCCGGCAAGTCGGTCGAGACCGTCGAGGTCGCCCCCCAGGAGCGCAACCGCTTTTGCCTGAGCGATGACCAGGTCATGGCGCTGGCCCGCCAGGCGGTCACCATCGAGGAGCACTATCACCGGCCCATGGATATCGAATGGGCGCTGGACGGCGACGACGGCGAGCTCTACATCGTCCAGGCGCGCCCGGAAACCGTGGTCTCCCAGCAGGAAGGCGGCCGCCTGGAGCGCTTCACCCTGAAAGAGAAGGGCCGCACGCTGATCAGCGGCCGGGCCATCGGTCAGCGCATCGGCAGCGGGGCGGTCAAGGTAGTGGAAACCCCGGACGATATGGACAAGATCCACGACGGCGACGTGCTGGTCACCGACATGACCGACCCCGACTGGGAGCCGGTGATGAAGCGCGCCTCGGCCATCGTGACCAACCGCGGCGGACGCACCTGCCACGCGGCGATTATCGCCCGGGAGCTGGGCATTCCCGCCGTGGTGGGCTGCACCGACGCCACCGAGCAGCTGCACGAGGGCGTGGACGTCACCGTCTCCTGCGCCGAGGGCGATACCGGTCAGGTCTACGAAGGCCTGCTGGCGTTTGACCGCAAGGTATCAAGTATCGACGCCATGCCCGAGCTTGCGTTCGACATCATGATGAACGTGGGCAACCCCGACCGCGCGTTCAACTTTGCCGGGCTGCCCGGCGCCGGCGTGGGGCTGGCGCGCCTTGAGTTCATTATCAACCGCATGATCGGCGTGCACCCCAAGGCGCTGATGGACTACGCCACCCTGCCCGCCGACCTGCAGCAGATCATCGATCTGCGCACCGCCGGCTACGACGATCCGGTGAGCTTCTACGTGGACAAGCTGGTGGAAGGGATCTCCACCCTGGCGGCGGCGTTCTACCCCAAGCGAGTCATCGTGCGGCTGTCCGACTTCAAGTCCAACGAGTACGAAAACCTCATCGGCGGCAAGCTTTACGAGCCCGGCGAAGAAAACCCCATGATCGGCTTTCGCGGCGCCTCGCGCTACGTATCCGACGCCTTCCGCCCGTGCTTCGAGCTGGAGTGCCGGGCGCTGGCCCGGGTGCGCGACGAGATGGGGCTGGATAACGTCGAAGTCATGGTGCCGTTTGTGCGCACGCCGGAAGAAGCCGAAGAGGTCGTGGAGCTGCTCGCCGCCAACGGGCTCAGGCGTGGCGATCGCGGCCTGAAGGTCATCATGATGTGCGAGCTGCCGGCCAACGCCCTGCTGGCGGACGAGTTCCTCGAGCACTTTGACGGCTTTTCCATCGGCTCCAACGACCTGACCCAGCTGACCCTGGGGCTCGATCGCGACTCGGGCATCGTCGCGCATCTGTTCGACGAGCGTAACGAGGCGGTGAAAAAGATGCTGGCCATGGCGATCCAGGCGTGCAAGGCTCAGGGCAAGTACGTCGGCATCTGCGGGCAGGGGCCGTCGGACTACCCGGACTTTGCCAAGTGGCTCATGGAGCAGGGGATCGACTCGGTCTCGCTCAACCCCGATGCGGTGCTGGACACTTGGCTGATGCTGGCCGGGGAAACCCAACGCTAG
- a CDS encoding hypoxanthine-guanine phosphoribosyltransferase: MAKLDKQALESRDSMRTLMDEADCLIPQARVEQALDRMAEAITRDLGDKLPVFYCVMNGGLITTGHLLTRLGFPLEVDYLHATRYRSRLSGGELFWRVSPEIPMAGRHVVIVDDILDEGATLAAILDYCRQARAASVTTAVLVDKQHERKAVPDLSADYCGLAVADRYVFGFGMDYKGYWRNAPGIFAPKGL; encoded by the coding sequence ATGGCCAAGCTGGACAAACAAGCGCTCGAGTCCCGGGACTCGATGCGCACGCTGATGGACGAAGCCGACTGCCTGATCCCCCAGGCCCGGGTGGAGCAGGCGCTGGACCGCATGGCTGAAGCCATCACCCGGGACCTGGGGGACAAGCTGCCGGTGTTCTACTGCGTGATGAACGGCGGGCTGATCACCACCGGGCATCTGCTGACTCGGCTGGGGTTTCCGCTGGAAGTGGACTATCTCCACGCGACCCGCTACCGCAGCCGGCTATCCGGCGGCGAGCTGTTCTGGCGGGTCTCGCCGGAGATTCCCATGGCCGGGCGCCACGTGGTCATCGTCGATGACATTCTCGACGAGGGCGCCACCCTGGCCGCGATTCTCGATTACTGCCGCCAGGCGCGGGCGGCAAGCGTGACCACCGCGGTGCTGGTGGACAAGCAGCACGAGCGCAAGGCCGTGCCCGACCTCAGCGCCGACTACTGCGGCCTGGCCGTGGCCGATCGCTACGTGTTCGGCTTCGGCATGGACTACAAGGGCTACTGGCGCAACGCCCCGGGGATCTTTGCTCCCAAGGGGCTTTAG
- the ggt gene encoding gamma-glutamyltransferase, producing the protein MARLGRHLLPLGLLLVPLAAPGFDYQAPSLSPEPASGLEEKPGWATESFAVVAANPLAADAGNQILAAGGSAVDAAVAVQMVLALVEPQSSGIGGGGFMMHFDGGDITAFDGRETAPAGADETLFLDDQGEPLAFMDAVTSGRSVGVPGIVRMLEKAHDEYGELDWETLFVPAITLAENGFEVSERLHRSLANDDRLAEDSAARAFYYPKDGEPLAVGETLTNPALAAVLGDIAENGSRAFYRGEVAKDLAERVQSQEVPGSLAVEDLKSYEARAREPLCTPWQQWTVCGFPPPSSGHLTVMQILGMMDEEPMAEAPLDAGAPSDDWLHRFLEASRLAFADRNRYVGDPAFVDAPGGDWQSLLAPAYLEQRAGLVVSDQSLGDDVEPGDPGELATSLATPPRQPEYGTSHVSIIDAEGHAVALTASIEQAFGARIMADGGTGLDGGYLLNNELTDFSFIPTVDGKPVANRVQPGKRPRSSMSPTLVFEHDEESEGEYETGALVATLGSPGGAAIIPYVAQTLVALRDWGLDAQQALALPHALTLGGDVVYVEKDRLPEITREALRKRGHTLSERELSSGLGVLVRQPDDTLYGGADPRREGVVKGDEPD; encoded by the coding sequence ATGGCGCGCCTGGGAAGACATCTGCTGCCGCTTGGCCTGCTGCTAGTGCCGCTTGCGGCTCCCGGCTTTGACTATCAAGCGCCGTCGCTGAGCCCCGAGCCGGCGTCCGGCCTTGAGGAAAAGCCCGGCTGGGCGACAGAGTCCTTTGCCGTGGTGGCCGCCAACCCGCTGGCAGCGGATGCCGGCAATCAGATACTCGCGGCCGGCGGCAGCGCCGTTGACGCCGCCGTTGCCGTGCAGATGGTGCTGGCGCTGGTGGAGCCGCAGTCCAGCGGTATTGGCGGGGGCGGTTTCATGATGCATTTTGACGGCGGCGACATTACCGCCTTCGACGGCCGGGAAACCGCGCCGGCGGGCGCTGACGAAACGCTGTTTTTGGACGATCAGGGCGAGCCCCTGGCGTTCATGGACGCCGTGACCAGCGGCCGCTCGGTGGGCGTGCCGGGCATTGTCAGGATGCTGGAGAAAGCCCACGACGAATACGGCGAGCTTGACTGGGAAACGCTGTTTGTACCGGCTATCACCCTGGCGGAAAACGGCTTTGAGGTAAGCGAGCGGCTGCATCGGAGCCTGGCCAACGACGACCGTCTGGCGGAAGACTCGGCGGCCCGGGCCTTTTACTACCCCAAGGACGGCGAGCCCCTGGCCGTGGGCGAGACGCTGACCAACCCCGCGCTCGCCGCCGTCCTTGGCGATATCGCCGAAAACGGCAGCCGGGCGTTTTACCGGGGCGAGGTGGCCAAGGATCTGGCCGAGCGGGTGCAGTCGCAGGAAGTGCCCGGCTCCCTGGCGGTGGAAGATCTAAAGAGCTACGAGGCCAGGGCGCGCGAGCCGCTCTGCACGCCCTGGCAGCAGTGGACGGTATGCGGCTTTCCGCCGCCGTCCTCGGGCCATCTGACGGTGATGCAAATCCTCGGGATGATGGACGAAGAGCCCATGGCCGAGGCGCCGCTGGATGCCGGCGCGCCCAGCGACGACTGGCTGCACCGCTTTCTGGAAGCCTCGCGGCTGGCGTTCGCCGACCGCAACCGCTACGTCGGCGATCCGGCCTTTGTCGATGCCCCCGGCGGAGACTGGCAGAGCCTGCTGGCGCCGGCGTATCTGGAGCAGCGCGCCGGGCTGGTCGTCAGTGACCAAAGTCTGGGTGACGACGTCGAGCCTGGCGATCCCGGCGAGCTTGCGACGAGCCTGGCTACCCCGCCGCGTCAGCCGGAATACGGCACCAGCCACGTCAGCATCATCGATGCCGAGGGCCACGCCGTGGCCCTGACCGCCTCCATCGAGCAGGCCTTTGGCGCGCGGATCATGGCCGACGGCGGCACCGGCCTTGACGGCGGCTATCTGCTCAACAACGAGCTGACCGATTTTTCGTTCATTCCCACCGTCGACGGCAAGCCGGTGGCCAACCGGGTACAGCCGGGCAAGCGTCCGCGTTCCAGCATGAGCCCCACGCTGGTGTTCGAGCACGATGAAGAAAGCGAGGGCGAGTACGAGACGGGCGCGCTGGTGGCAACCCTTGGCAGCCCCGGCGGCGCGGCGATTATTCCCTACGTGGCGCAGACCCTGGTGGCGCTGCGCGACTGGGGGCTCGACGCCCAGCAGGCGCTCGCGCTGCCCCATGCGTTGACCCTGGGCGGCGATGTCGTCTACGTAGAAAAGGACCGCCTGCCGGAGATCACTCGGGAGGCGCTGCGCAAGCGCGGCCATACGCTCAGCGAGCGCGAGCTCTCCAGCGGCCTGGGCGTGCTGGTACGCCAGCCGGACGATACCCTGTATGGCGGCGCTGACCCCCGCCGGGAAGGCGTGGTAAAGGGGGACGAGCCCGACTGA
- the ppsR gene encoding posphoenolpyruvate synthetase regulatory kinase/phosphorylase PpsR, giving the protein MTRTAFFISDGTGITAESLGRSLLAQFRGIEITMLTKPYVDTVEKAEELAGVIEATAARDGNRPIVIDTIVDEVIREVIRAAPCFKVDVFSTFLAPLEEELATHSSYSVGSTHAIGSDDVYMDRIHSVHFALDNDDGARTHQYDEADIILIGVSRCGKTPTSLYLALQFGIRAANYPLTEDDQDEDGVLKLPRFLAKHHHKLFGLTIDARRLAAIRHERRPNSRYSSMDQCLQEVEQTESLYRSLNIPSIDTTRFSVEEISTRMIAETGLVRRFSPR; this is encoded by the coding sequence ATGACCCGCACCGCCTTTTTTATTTCCGACGGCACCGGCATTACCGCCGAAAGCCTGGGCCGCAGCCTGCTGGCGCAGTTCCGGGGCATCGAGATCACCATGCTGACCAAGCCCTACGTGGACACCGTGGAAAAAGCCGAGGAGCTGGCCGGCGTGATCGAAGCCACCGCCGCGCGCGACGGCAACCGGCCGATCGTCATCGACACCATCGTCGACGAAGTCATTCGCGAGGTGATTCGCGCCGCGCCGTGCTTCAAGGTCGACGTGTTTTCCACCTTTCTCGCCCCGCTGGAAGAAGAGCTCGCCACGCACTCGTCCTACAGCGTGGGCAGCACCCACGCCATCGGCAGCGACGACGTCTACATGGATCGTATCCACTCGGTACACTTTGCCCTAGACAACGACGACGGCGCGCGCACCCACCAGTATGACGAGGCCGACATTATCCTGATCGGCGTGTCGCGCTGCGGCAAAACGCCGACGTCGCTGTATCTCGCGCTGCAGTTCGGCATTCGCGCGGCCAACTATCCGCTTACCGAAGACGATCAGGACGAGGACGGCGTGCTGAAGCTGCCCCGCTTTCTGGCCAAGCATCACCATAAGCTGTTCGGCCTGACCATCGACGCCCGGCGGCTGGCGGCCATTCGCCACGAGCGCCGGCCCAACAGCCGCTACAGCTCCATGGACCAGTGCCTGCAGGAGGTGGAGCAAACGGAGTCGCTTTATCGCTCGCTGAACATTCCCAGCATCGACACCACGCGCTTCTCCGTGGAGGAAATCTCTACCCGCATGATTGCCGAAACCGGGCTGGTACGGCGCTTTTCGCCGCGCTAA
- the nagZ gene encoding beta-N-acetylhexosaminidase has product MTQPIGPVMLDLEGPALDAAEARLLRDPAVGGVILFARNVESAAQVSRLCAAIRRQCPELLIAVDQEGGRVQRLRQGVTRLPPMARLGERFAIAPEEGTALARDAGWLLGMEMAACGLDLTFAPVLDVDTGFSSVIGDRSFAGDPEHVAVLGEAFVLGLHEAGMAAVGKHFPGHGGVAADSHRELPVDERPLAELKARDLVPFARLAGKLDGVMPAHVIYSAFDPRPAGFSPSWLGMLRESLGFKGCIFSDDLSMAGAREAGGPAARAEAALKAGCDTLLVCNDREAAREVVAVCRERQTRRPAKLRYGRARPELDALPALNRWRRARARLEALADSGA; this is encoded by the coding sequence ATGACGCAACCCATTGGCCCGGTCATGCTCGACCTAGAGGGGCCCGCCCTCGACGCCGCCGAAGCGCGCCTGCTGCGCGATCCTGCGGTCGGCGGGGTTATCCTTTTTGCCCGCAACGTGGAAAGTGCCGCCCAGGTCAGCCGGCTGTGCGCCGCCATTCGCCGTCAGTGCCCGGAGCTGCTGATCGCCGTGGATCAGGAAGGCGGCCGGGTACAGCGGCTGCGCCAGGGAGTGACTCGCCTGCCGCCCATGGCCAGGCTGGGCGAGCGTTTTGCCATCGCCCCCGAAGAGGGGACGGCGCTTGCCAGGGACGCCGGCTGGCTGCTGGGCATGGAAATGGCCGCCTGCGGGCTGGATCTTACCTTTGCCCCGGTGCTGGACGTCGATACCGGCTTTTCCAGCGTCATTGGCGATCGCAGCTTCGCCGGCGACCCGGAGCACGTCGCGGTGCTGGGCGAGGCCTTTGTTCTGGGGCTGCACGAGGCGGGCATGGCGGCGGTGGGCAAGCACTTTCCCGGCCACGGCGGCGTCGCCGCGGACTCCCACCGGGAGCTGCCCGTCGACGAGCGGCCGCTGGCCGAGCTCAAGGCCCGGGATCTGGTGCCCTTTGCCCGGCTGGCCGGAAAGCTCGACGGCGTGATGCCGGCCCACGTGATCTATAGCGCCTTTGACCCCCGCCCGGCGGGATTTTCCCCCAGCTGGCTTGGCATGCTGCGCGAGTCGCTGGGCTTCAAGGGCTGCATCTTCTCCGACGATCTGAGCATGGCCGGGGCCCGCGAAGCGGGCGGCCCGGCGGCGCGCGCCGAGGCGGCGCTGAAGGCCGGCTGCGATACGCTGCTGGTGTGCAACGACCGCGAAGCGGCCAGGGAGGTCGTGGCGGTCTGTCGGGAGCGCCAGACCCGTCGTCCGGCCAAGCTGCGCTACGGCCGAGCGCGCCCCGAACTTGACGCGCTGCCGGCGCTCAACCGCTGGCGCCGTGCACGCGCCCGCCTCGAAGCGCTGGCCGACAGCGGCGCCTGA
- a CDS encoding TetR/AcrR family transcriptional regulator: protein MARADTTTRILDTAEVLFAERGFAETSLRTITGRAGVNLAAVNYHFGSKKALIQAVFSRYLDPFSVRFHDALDTLETRYQGGVIPLEALLESMAETVLAVPAERDSLKVFMRLLGLAYSQAQGHLRRHIQQHYGDVFTRFAGLVRRATPELPDAERFWRLHFMLGTVVFTLSGLDALKDIAEKDYAQPVSVRDLVRRLRPVVVAAMNAPLPEAPDT from the coding sequence ATGGCCCGGGCGGACACAACCACGCGCATTCTGGATACCGCCGAGGTGCTGTTTGCCGAGCGCGGCTTTGCCGAAACGTCGCTGCGCACGATCACCGGCAGGGCAGGCGTCAACCTGGCGGCGGTGAACTATCATTTCGGTTCCAAGAAGGCGCTGATCCAGGCGGTTTTTTCACGCTACCTTGACCCCTTCTCGGTGCGCTTTCACGACGCGCTCGATACGCTCGAGACCCGCTATCAGGGCGGAGTTATTCCGCTCGAAGCGCTGTTGGAAAGCATGGCCGAAACGGTGTTGGCGGTGCCTGCCGAGCGCGACAGCCTCAAGGTGTTCATGCGCCTTCTGGGGCTGGCGTACAGCCAGGCCCAGGGCCACCTTCGCCGCCATATCCAGCAGCACTACGGCGACGTTTTCACCCGCTTTGCCGGGCTGGTGCGCCGGGCGACGCCGGAGCTGCCCGATGCCGAGCGTTTCTGGCGGCTGCATTTCATGCTGGGCACGGTAGTTTTTACCCTGTCGGGGCTCGATGCCCTCAAGGACATCGCCGAAAAGGACTATGCTCAGCCGGTATCCGTTCGCGATCTGGTCAGGCGCCTGCGCCCGGTGGTGGTGGCGGCAATGAACGCGCCGCTCCCCGAGGCACCCGACACCTGA